In the Oryza glaberrima chromosome 6, OglaRS2, whole genome shotgun sequence genome, one interval contains:
- the LOC127776583 gene encoding (S)-coclaurine N-methyltransferase-like isoform X1 produces MAMAARAAYLAATRAALAALERNALPDAVTRRLTRLLLAQRLRLGYLPSSSSSAPLHLHHLLLFAHALEEMPIAIETEKAKDQHYELPTTFFKLVLGRNLKYSSCYFPDESSTLEDAEVAMLELYCERAQLQDGQTILDVGCGWGSLSLYIAKKYSKCSITGICNSTTQKAFIEEQCRENELSNVEIIVADISKFEMERSFDRIISIEMFEHMKNYKALLKKLSRWMKEDSLLFVHYFCHKTFAYHFEDNNEDDWITRYFFTGGTMPSANLLLYFQDDVSIANHWLVSGTHYARTSEEWLKRMDKNITSIRPIFEKTYGKESATKWIAYWRTFFISVAELFGYNNGDEWMVAHFLFRKK; encoded by the exons atggcgatggcggcgcgggcggcgtacctggcggcgacgcgcgcggcgctggcggcgctgGAGCGCAACGCCCTCCCCGACGCGGTCACCCGGCGCCTGACGCGGCTGCTGCTCGCGcagcgcctccgcctcggctacctcccctcctcctcctcctccgcgccgctccacctccaccacctcctcctcttcgcccACG CTCTAGAAGAGATGCCCATCGCAATCGAGACGGAGAAAGCTAAAGACCAGCACTACGAGTTGCCCACGACATTTTTCAAGCTGGTTCTTGGAAGGAATCTCAAGTACAG CTCATGTTACTTCCCTGACGAATCGAGCACCCTTGAAGATGCCGAGGTTGCAATGCTGGAGCTATATTGTGAGAGGGCACAATTACAGGATGGCCAAACCATTCTTGATGTCGGGTGTGGTTGGGGATCCCTTTCTCTGTACATAGCGAAGAAATATAGCAAGTGTAGTATAACAGGGATTTGCAACTCGACAACACAGAAGGCTTTTATAGAAGAGCAGTGTAG GGAAAATGAACTATCAAATGTCGAGATAATTGTGGCAGACATCAGCAAGTTTGAGATGGAGCGATCTTTTGACAGGATCATTTCCATAGAAATGTTTGAG CACATGAAAAACTATAAGGCACTTCTTAAGAAGTTATCCAGATGGATGAAAGAGGACAGCTTATTGTTTGTTCACTACTTCTGCCACAAAACATTTGCATACCACTTTGAG GACAACAATGAAGATGATTGGATAACAAGGTATTTCTTCACTGGAGGAACAATGCCATCAGCAAACCTCCTCCTTTACTTTCAG GACGATGTATCTATTGCCAATCATTGGCTTGTCAGTGGCACGCATTATGCCAGAACTAG CGAGGAGTGGCTGAAACGTATGGACAAAAACATCACGTCCATAAGGCCAATATTTGAGAAAACTTACGGGAAGGAATCAGCTACCAAATGGATAGCTTACTGGCGCACGTTCTTCATCTCAGTCGCCGAGCTTTTTGGATACAACAATGGCGATGAGTGGATGGTTGCGCATTTCTTGTTCCGGAAGAAGTAG
- the LOC127776583 gene encoding (S)-coclaurine N-methyltransferase-like isoform X2: MAMAARAAYLAATRAALAALERNALPDAVTRRLTRLLLAQRLRLGYLPSSSSSAPLHLHHLLLFAHALEEMPIAIETEKAKDQHYELPTTFFKLVLGRNLKYRENELSNVEIIVADISKFEMERSFDRIISIEMFEHMKNYKALLKKLSRWMKEDSLLFVHYFCHKTFAYHFEDNNEDDWITRYFFTGGTMPSANLLLYFQDDVSIANHWLVSGTHYARTSEEWLKRMDKNITSIRPIFEKTYGKESATKWIAYWRTFFISVAELFGYNNGDEWMVAHFLFRKK; the protein is encoded by the exons atggcgatggcggcgcgggcggcgtacctggcggcgacgcgcgcggcgctggcggcgctgGAGCGCAACGCCCTCCCCGACGCGGTCACCCGGCGCCTGACGCGGCTGCTGCTCGCGcagcgcctccgcctcggctacctcccctcctcctcctcctccgcgccgctccacctccaccacctcctcctcttcgcccACG CTCTAGAAGAGATGCCCATCGCAATCGAGACGGAGAAAGCTAAAGACCAGCACTACGAGTTGCCCACGACATTTTTCAAGCTGGTTCTTGGAAGGAATCTCAAGTACAG GGAAAATGAACTATCAAATGTCGAGATAATTGTGGCAGACATCAGCAAGTTTGAGATGGAGCGATCTTTTGACAGGATCATTTCCATAGAAATGTTTGAG CACATGAAAAACTATAAGGCACTTCTTAAGAAGTTATCCAGATGGATGAAAGAGGACAGCTTATTGTTTGTTCACTACTTCTGCCACAAAACATTTGCATACCACTTTGAG GACAACAATGAAGATGATTGGATAACAAGGTATTTCTTCACTGGAGGAACAATGCCATCAGCAAACCTCCTCCTTTACTTTCAG GACGATGTATCTATTGCCAATCATTGGCTTGTCAGTGGCACGCATTATGCCAGAACTAG CGAGGAGTGGCTGAAACGTATGGACAAAAACATCACGTCCATAAGGCCAATATTTGAGAAAACTTACGGGAAGGAATCAGCTACCAAATGGATAGCTTACTGGCGCACGTTCTTCATCTCAGTCGCCGAGCTTTTTGGATACAACAATGGCGATGAGTGGATGGTTGCGCATTTCTTGTTCCGGAAGAAGTAG
- the LOC127776585 gene encoding uncharacterized protein LOC127776585 yields MPTMQMHPRDDDLDLAAGEAAAPVKSGDGGETPTMGAAMDKERQIPVDPVSLRHLGMVADEDSPLSAPSVLTEVVVRSSSPMLPPLRRPTFVAASLPCSATSSPVHGAAETDKPAAATPSPTAAMRALARQHSVALAHYVAAPGAAAPVLARSASRAEGRSMVPHDDEGDAEAPKAIAAGEDEGFNCGALCMFIPGFSKKKSSAAAAAAVVSSMQRQQSVGARPRRSSSVSRLASLERFECGSWSPPPPMAPAEHLAQEVAKSSCADDTEAPVKMAFVFDHGEPRGILKKSASSRQEPARPSASSSQRHVRFSTAAAAAAASCPTSPCVTPRLARARAEFNAFLEAAQSA; encoded by the coding sequence ATGCCCACCATGCAGATGCATCCGCGCGACGATGatctcgacctcgccgccggcgaagcggcggcgccggtgaagagcggtgacggcggcgagacGCCGACGATGGGCGCCGCCATGGACAAGGAGAGGCAGATACCAGTGGACCCCGTGTCGCTGCGCCACCTGGGCATGGTGGCCGACGAGGACTCGCCGCTGTCGGCGCCGTCCGTGCTCAcggaggtggtggtgcggtcgtcgtcgccgatgctgccgccgctccggcggcCCACCTTCGTCGCCGCCAGCCTCCCGTgctcggcgacctcctccccggtccacggcgccgccgagaCCGACAAACCCGCAGCGGCGACGCCCAGCCCCACGGCGGCGATGCGCGCCCTCGCGCGGCAGCACTCCGTCGCGCTCGCCCACTACGTCGccgcgccgggcgccgccgccccggtgCTGGCGCGGAGCGCGTCCCGCGCCGAGGGGAGGTCCATGGTGCCGCacgacgacgagggcgacgCCGAGGCGCCCAAGGcgatcgccgccggtgaggaCGAGGGCTTCAACTGCGGCGCGCTGTGCATGTTCATCCCGGGCTTCTCCAAGAAGAagtcctccgcggcggcggcggcggcggtggtgtcgaGCATGCAGAGGCAGCAGTCGGTCGGCGCGAGGCCGCGGCGGAGCAGCAGCGTGTCGCGGCTGGCGTCGCTGGAGAGGTTCGAGTGCGGGTCGtggagcccgccgccaccgatggCGCCGGCGGAGCACTTGGCGCAGGAGGTGGCGAAGAGCAGCTGCGCCGACGACACGGAGGCGCCGGTGAAGATGGCGTTCGTGTTCGACCACGGCGAGCCGAGGGGGATCCTCAAGAAGTCGGCGTCGTCGCGGCAGGAGCCGGCGaggccgtcggcgtcgtcgtcgcagcgGCACGTGAGGTTCTCGACGgccgcggctgctgcggcggcgtcgtgccCGACCTCGCCGTGCGTGACGCCGCGgctggcgagggcgagggcggagTTCAACGCCTTCCTCGAGGCGGCGCAGAGCGCGTAG
- the LOC127776586 gene encoding 1-aminocyclopropane-1-carboxylate oxidase 1: protein MEIPVIKMDELHGEKRSETLQLLHDACAQWGFFWLENHGINEDLMYKIKGLVNKQYEQSMEKNFYNSETAKNLGPDNVVSNVDWECSFMYRHQPESNIHDIPELVRTTLPEYAEEVIKLAERLAEVMSENLGLDKDYLKKAFSNPSVGIKAAKYPRCSHPEFVMGLRGHTDAGGIILLLQDDLVPGLEFLKDGRWMPIPPTQGNRIFVNLGDQVEVISNGIYKSICHQVVPNKNGSRLSIATFYNPGPDAIVFPAQKLTYPSQYRFKDYLEFYSTTKFTDKVSRFQTTKMIFK, encoded by the exons ATGGAAATCCCAGTGATAAAGATGGATGAGCTGCATGGAGAGAAGAGGTCAGAGACACTTCAGCTACTCCATGATGCCTGTGCTCAATGGGGTTTCTTTTGG CTTGAGAACCATGGGATCAACGAGGATCTCATGTACAAAATCAAGGGATTGGTGAACAAACAATATGAGCAAAGCATGGAGAAGAACTTCTACAATTCTGAGACGGCAAAGAACCTAGGTCCTGATAATGTTGTCTCAAATGTTGACTGGGAGTGCAGTTTTATGTATCGTCACCAGCCAGAATCGAACATTCATGATATTCCTGAGCTGGTCCG TACCACTCTTCCTGAATATGCTGAAGAAGTAATCAAGTTGGCAGAGCGGCTAGCAGAAGTTATGAGTGAGAACCTTGGGCTTGACAAGGATTACTTGAAGAAAGCGTTTTCTAATCCTTCCGTAGGCATAAAGGCGGCCAAGTACCCTAGGTGCAGTCATCCCGAATTTGTGATGGGGCTCCGCGGACACACTGACGCTGGGGGAATCATACTTCTACTCCAAGATGACTTGGTCCCTGGTTTGGAGTTCTTGAAAGATGGTAGATGGATGCCAATACCACCAACACAAGGCAATCGAATTTTCGTAAACCTTGGAGATCAGGTTGAAGTGATAAGCAATGGAATATATAAGAGCATTTGCCATCAGGTAGTACCCAATAAGAACGGGAGCCGCCTATCTATCGCAACATTCTACAACCCAGGTCCTGATGCTATAGTCTTCCCAGCTCAAAAGCTTACGTATCCTAGTCAATACCGTTTCAAAGACTACCTCGAATTTTACTCCACTACGAAGTTCACTGACAAAGTATCAAGGTTCCAAACTACAAAGATGATATTTAAGTGA